ggagggtggttattccacctctcacccacattggtcaaggaggctgtcattcagcctccccttctcttggagaaggaatccataacaagggcagtatttacaaaacacgatcttgtgtttacatttacgagtgtgagaagctgcacacttccaCTTTAATATGTACGCTCAGCAAATTAGGAAATCTCAGGGCAACAATCCTCTGAGCTATGGGTGACGGACTGCAAGGGGGTTTTGTGCTCCTTTGGGACAGAGGAGAACTTTCTGGGCTTTCTTTTGCATCAGAGGAGGTTGGGTTGCTATGCATAAGTTCACAGAGCAACCCATAGAAGCTGCTATTGTGATGTCAGTGGAGGGCTGCCACATCACAGTGCTGTCAAGACGAGGTTGCCCTGGTGCATGCAAGGCATCAGcgcccagagcagctcttggcGTGCTCGTTGCAGGAGGATTGCCTTGACGGAGCTGTTCTCAGGCAACAGTTTGTGCCCTGACAAGGGAGTCTGTTTCTTTTGCCTGCTGTTGCACAAGTCTGTGGACTTGTGTAggcattgtttttttttttcccctgcgGTTGTAGGGTGTACGGACACGTGCCGgtgtccttttttattttcgTTGTTTTTTGAACAGTCTGGGGACTTGGGAAGGTGTCTTTTGTTTTCACCTCTTTCTTGGACAGTCCGTGGATTACAACGGGTGTCCTTTTGTGTCCCTTTTTCCTTGCGCAGTCTGGGGACTTGTgcaagtggttttttttttccgtttttgttttctgacccACGgactggagcagccctgctgaaacGATGGAGCGAGTCCGTAGAGCAGTCAGCAGGGCTTTTTCATCAGTGTCATCCCGCAGATTTTTGAATGGTCTGAGACGTAAGTCGAAGTTTATCCCTTGGGGCAGCACATTGAGAGCAAAGTGCCATAAAGGTGCCATTGTGTTGGTAGAGCTTCTGCCAACAGCTTCGGCTAAAAAGAGGGTGTCTCTTGCCCAGCAGGCTGTGGACAACTTCCAAAATTCAGGCTAGGAGAGCTTTGCAGGTGTCCTTCTAAAAACTGTGCGGTTCTCTCCAGAACTGAgggaaagcagcttttttctgtGCTCCATCCTTAAAGGATGCGCCTGTTGAACTGGACCCTCTCTGTGTGCTACAAGAGCCATTGGCTTTGGGCTGAAGGGCCGAGTGCCAAGCCGTCTTGTGTGTGCGCCTGAAACCCACAGCTGGGCTTGTGCTGTGTCTGAACAGAACTGCAAGCACTAAGAGGCATTTGGAGAAAGCTTTTGTGGGGAATTGTTCACAGCAACCACAAGGGACATGCTGCATGcattttacaaaaagaaaattaaagcccaggaaagagaggagaaacaagCCACTTTAGCTGTAGCGTGGACAATGAGCTACAATGTAGGCCCTGAGTGCTGAGGAACAATTTGCATTTTCCCGGCCAAATTTCTTAACAGAAACTTGGCCGGCAAGAGGTTGACACAGCCTAGGGTATTGGCCTGCAGTCTTGCTTGCTGTGCTAAAGAAGTGTTGCTctgggagggatgctgtgaaaggaaaatgccCTCTGCTTGGGTGATCTTATTCTGTGGGCTTCCTCAGCACAGACAGTTTTGTAACATCACCTGGTTCATTTTCCCTTCCACCTGCAGGTCGCCTCAGAGGTGGAAGGAGTCAAGGCCGTGGTTCGGTGAGTGGGATGGGCACCCTTGACATTCCTGGTGTCTGAGGATTGTGGAGCAAGCTGTGGGCTTGGTCTGTTGTAGTTGagtgccagcctggcaggtTGAAAGGAAGCACGCGTCAATGTCTGCATGAGCACTACCAAAAGCATTCCATCAGTTTCCTGCTTTTCCGCTGAAGAGCTTTTAACTAATGAAAGTCAAGTTTTGCAGACAGGAGGCTGTACGTTGATTGTAGCCAGGCTGAAATATCTCCTTCGGAAGCATATGCAGTCCCATCCAAACATTAGTGTCATCAGCCCCCTTGAATTCAGTTTTAATGACTGAGGACCCCACTTGTATCCAAATCCATGACTTGTCCTTACCACAGCTGGGGATAGAGCTCAGGACAAAGAAGGTTCTAAACGCCAGGTTATTCTCTGTCCCTCACGCTGctgtctgtctgcagagcaccacagcaccagcagaagAACCTCCTCTGGCTCGCTCTCTTCCTCCAGAGGCTAAAGAGGAGGCAAAGGACAACTTACCTGCACGTGCTGTCAGTCCAGGGCCGGAGCATCTGGAACCAGTAAGTGGCAGCTTTGGTTGGTACAGTGCCAAGCTTTGGTGCAGCGCAGAGCTGCAGGTCTGTGATCAGGCAGCACTTGCCCTTTGTGGCTGAAGATGCTGAGGGCTGGAGTGCTGCCATGACCTGGCTCTTCAGCCCGTCCACTGACAGGTGGGAAACGGGATCTGAACTTCCACACGCAGGCATCATTTTCCTGGCATTGTGACAGGCACTGTGAACTTCCCTTGGTGTCAGATAAGCGGCAGCAGGATGTCCTTTAGTGCTACTGGTGTGAAAGTGAGCCCCTTTGTGCACAGTGTCTGTGCAGGCTCCTGTTGTCAGCGCACAGAGTGGTCCCAAGGCGCAGTTCACAGCCTTGTGGGGTAGGGAGGAGGCACCGTTGCCTGCAGGgacctgcccctctccctgccctagCTAGGCAGCCACAGTCACTGCTTCCAGGACAGCCTTAACCTTGACATGACCCAAGTTTGCTGAGAAGAATCCTGAGCAGCTGTGCATGGCAGAGACAAGGTCTGTCTCTGAAGGTCTGCAATGCAGTTCCTCTTGGCTGCTCTGTAAGGCCTGAAATCCTGAGGGGAAGCCAGTTGACCACAGGCAAGCAGGGAAATGTTCCTTGCTTCTCTTCAGACGCTTACAGAACAAGCCAAGGCTTAGTCGCTTACCCACATCAACACCCCCACACACCAGCTTTTGTCTTCACGTGAGCTGTGTCTCTGCTTCTCAAAGCTCTCAGGAGCCAACATCCCTACTCCCTActgtttgtttgtgctttttcccTGCCCATTCCTTGCAGGCCCCAGCAGGAGAGATTCTTGCCAGTCAGGACTGCTGGGCCCAGGCAGGAGAGgcggagcagcaggagagcatgGATAGAGTGTGCGAAGCCCGGGATTTCAGGTGTGTGCTAAGCTTTCTCACTATCtctgggcaggggtgggcatTGCTGGGCTTTAGGAGTCCCCGTGTCAAAGAACAAATTGGCTTCTCATCATTT
This genomic window from Prinia subflava isolate CZ2003 ecotype Zambia chromosome Z, Cam_Psub_1.2, whole genome shotgun sequence contains:
- the LOC134564320 gene encoding uncharacterized protein LOC134564320 produces the protein MTEDPTCIQIHDLSLPQLGIELRTKKVLNARLFSVPHAAVCLQSTTAPAEEPPLARSLPPEAKEEAKDNLPARAVSPGPEHLEPAPAGEILASQDCWAQAGEAEQQESMDRVCEARDFRWEQLSALERKHHSSLARAFETSAETAEELQPHRDLLKEEVPLAVPKVCRPQGPSPRVLERLLQESSRQGDTLSQVCREETVLAQEKAALEAQLPGTERKLRGLSKQLVETR